A single region of the Mycobacterium lentiflavum genome encodes:
- a CDS encoding electron transfer flavoprotein subunit alpha/FixB family protein: MAEVLVLVEHAEGAVKKVTAELITAARALGEPSAVVVGAPGTAAPLADALKEAGAAKIYVAESDDVDKYLITPVVDVLASLVESASPAAVLLSANADGKEIAGRLAARLGSGLLVDVVEVKEGNKAIYSIFGGAFTVEAQANGDTPIITVRAGAVDAEPQAGAGEEVTVEVPAPAENATKITAREPAVAGDRPELTEATIVVSGGRGVGSAENFNVVEALADSLGAAVGASRAAVDSGYYPGQFQVGQTGKTVSPQLYIALGISGAIQHRAGMQTSKTIVAVNKDEEAPIFEIADYGVVGDLFKVAPQLTDAVKARKG, translated from the coding sequence ATGGCTGAAGTATTGGTGCTCGTCGAGCACGCCGAAGGTGCGGTGAAGAAAGTCACCGCCGAATTGATCACTGCCGCCCGTGCTTTGGGCGAGCCGTCCGCCGTCGTGGTCGGTGCGCCGGGCACGGCCGCGCCGCTGGCCGACGCACTGAAGGAAGCCGGTGCCGCCAAGATCTACGTCGCCGAGTCCGACGACGTCGACAAGTACCTGATCACCCCCGTCGTCGATGTGCTGGCGTCGCTGGTCGAATCCGCTTCTCCGGCAGCGGTTTTGCTCTCCGCCAATGCCGACGGCAAGGAAATCGCCGGCCGGCTCGCGGCCCGGCTCGGTTCCGGACTGCTGGTCGACGTGGTAGAGGTCAAGGAAGGCAATAAGGCGATCTACTCCATCTTCGGTGGGGCGTTCACGGTCGAGGCGCAGGCCAACGGCGACACGCCGATCATCACGGTGCGCGCGGGTGCGGTCGACGCCGAGCCGCAGGCCGGTGCGGGTGAAGAGGTCACCGTCGAGGTGCCCGCGCCCGCCGAGAACGCCACCAAGATCACCGCGCGTGAGCCCGCGGTCGCCGGTGACCGCCCGGAACTGACCGAGGCCACCATCGTGGTCTCCGGTGGCCGTGGCGTCGGCAGCGCGGAGAACTTCAATGTGGTTGAGGCGCTGGCGGACTCGCTGGGCGCGGCCGTCGGTGCGTCCCGCGCCGCCGTCGACTCCGGCTACTACCCGGGCCAGTTCCAGGTCGGCCAGACCGGTAAGACGGTCTCGCCTCAGCTCTACATCGCGCTGGGCATCTCGGGCGCGATCCAGCACCGGGCGGGCATGCAGACCTCGAAGACCATCGTCGCGGTCAACAAGGACGAAGAGGCGCCGATCTTCGAGATCGCCGACTACGGCGTGGTGGGCGACCTGTTCAAGGTCGCCCCGCAGCTGACCGACGCGGTCAAGGCCCGCAAGGGCTGA
- a CDS encoding aminotransferase class I/II-fold pyridoxal phosphate-dependent enzyme — protein sequence MLQTSKLNIQARAQQDSRLASLRYYAACNRLPFFRSVESAPGPTSVIDGQTRIMFGSNNSLGLCGDRRLVEAANRATELYGPACGGAPPHCGTLRVKVELEELLADWYGTEAALVFNSGYLANVGAITALLGAADLAFPDSEAHMSLHDGIRLSGASSRYFGHNDLDSLERNLIRTAERGGTKLIVIDGLYSMQGDVAPMESIVALANKYNIALYVDEAHSLGVFGPNRTGIAEEFGCAKDVDVLMGSMSKAIASTGGFIVGSRDLIDVLRLRSNQHMFTATGAPSAMAASIAGIEIIRGLEGAQRAEAVLANARALRDGLVSHGLQVRAGIVRADGTHAVAPHVSVWIGPEARAIAAWNDAFDNGVFCSLAVAPAVGENDALMRCCVCATHSPAQIDRAIDVIASAVHNANDD from the coding sequence GTGCTGCAGACCTCGAAGCTGAATATCCAAGCGCGCGCGCAACAAGATAGCCGGCTGGCCAGCCTGCGCTACTACGCCGCCTGCAACCGACTGCCGTTCTTCAGGAGCGTCGAATCCGCTCCCGGACCGACGTCCGTCATCGACGGACAAACCCGAATCATGTTCGGGTCGAACAATTCTCTGGGGCTGTGCGGCGATCGCCGGTTGGTCGAGGCGGCCAATCGGGCGACCGAACTGTACGGGCCGGCGTGTGGGGGTGCACCTCCACACTGCGGCACGCTGCGGGTCAAAGTCGAGCTCGAAGAATTGCTGGCCGACTGGTACGGCACCGAGGCGGCGCTGGTGTTCAACAGTGGCTACTTGGCCAATGTCGGTGCGATCACTGCCTTATTGGGCGCGGCCGATCTCGCGTTCCCCGACAGCGAGGCCCACATGTCGCTGCACGACGGCATCCGGCTCTCCGGGGCCAGTTCGCGGTATTTCGGGCACAACGACCTGGACTCGCTGGAACGCAACCTGATCCGCACCGCCGAGCGTGGCGGCACCAAGCTGATCGTGATCGACGGCCTCTACTCGATGCAGGGCGACGTGGCGCCGATGGAAAGCATTGTCGCGCTGGCCAACAAATACAACATCGCCCTCTACGTCGACGAAGCGCACAGCCTCGGCGTCTTCGGGCCCAACCGAACCGGGATCGCCGAGGAGTTCGGCTGCGCCAAGGACGTCGACGTGTTGATGGGCAGCATGTCGAAAGCGATCGCCTCCACCGGCGGCTTCATCGTCGGATCGCGCGACCTGATCGATGTGCTCAGATTGCGGTCCAACCAGCACATGTTCACCGCTACCGGGGCTCCTTCGGCGATGGCCGCGAGCATCGCCGGGATCGAGATCATTCGCGGCCTCGAGGGGGCCCAGCGTGCCGAAGCGGTCCTGGCCAACGCCCGCGCCCTGCGCGACGGGCTGGTGTCCCACGGCCTGCAGGTGCGGGCGGGAATCGTCCGTGCCGACGGCACACACGCAGTGGCCCCGCATGTTTCGGTGTGGATCGGTCCCGAGGCGCGCGCGATCGCGGCCTGGAACGACGCGTTCGACAACGGCGTCTTCTGCTCACTGGCGGTGGCACCCGCGGTCGGTGAGAACGATGCCCTGATGCGCTGCTGTGTGTGCGCCACCCACTCGCCGGCGCAGATCGACCGTGCCATCGATGTGATCGCCTCGGCCGTGCACAACGCCAATGACGATTGA
- a CDS encoding lysophospholipid acyltransferase family protein: protein MNAPAVITDHAWLPRATCDSTCVGVGAASSRWVVVLRVALRLMLVLLLLLGAPLALVPWPGQLRVRQFYCRMVLRVFGVRISVSGAPIRNLRGVLVVGPHMSWLDVFSIGAVLPGWYVARADMFGELAQRLLKIIPIERSSLRRLPGVVETVADRLRDGETVVAFPEGTTWCGVACGSFYPAMFQAAIDAGRPVQPLRLTYHHVDGLISTAPAFVGDDTLVAAMGRMITQRRTLAHVHVESLQLPGSDRRALARRCQSAVGVGVARRPGQRHMLAA, encoded by the coding sequence ATGAACGCTCCCGCGGTCATCACCGACCACGCCTGGCTGCCGCGCGCGACGTGCGACAGCACCTGTGTGGGCGTGGGCGCCGCGTCGTCGCGGTGGGTGGTGGTGCTGCGGGTGGCGCTTCGTCTGATGCTGGTGTTGTTACTGCTGCTGGGGGCGCCGTTGGCGCTGGTGCCGTGGCCGGGGCAGCTGCGGGTGCGACAGTTCTACTGCCGGATGGTGCTGCGCGTTTTCGGGGTCCGGATCAGCGTGTCGGGCGCCCCGATCCGCAACCTGCGCGGGGTCCTGGTGGTCGGTCCGCACATGTCCTGGCTGGACGTCTTCTCCATCGGTGCGGTGCTGCCCGGCTGGTACGTCGCCCGCGCCGACATGTTCGGCGAGCTCGCCCAGCGGCTACTGAAGATCATTCCGATCGAACGGTCCAGCCTGCGGCGGCTGCCCGGGGTGGTGGAGACGGTCGCCGACCGGCTGCGTGACGGCGAAACGGTGGTGGCCTTTCCGGAGGGCACCACGTGGTGCGGGGTGGCCTGCGGCTCGTTCTACCCGGCGATGTTCCAGGCCGCGATCGACGCCGGTCGCCCGGTCCAGCCCCTCCGGCTGACATATCACCACGTCGACGGCCTGATTTCGACTGCTCCGGCCTTCGTCGGGGACGACACCCTGGTGGCGGCGATGGGCCGGATGATCACCCAGCGCCGCACCCTGGCGCACGTGCATGTGGAATCGCTGCAGCTACCGGGCAGCGATCGCCGCGCCCTGGCCCGCCGCTGCCAGTCGGCGGTGGGCGTCGGAGTGGCGCGGCGCCCAGGTCAGCGCCACATGCTGGCCGCTTAA
- a CDS encoding acyl carrier protein, which yields MSSVNDSVVSIVTRLAPDRMAPVTGDSHLVDDLGYDSARKMELVATLESHLKMRLEDPETPIDTVREVVEWVNANIADQAVAD from the coding sequence GTGAGTAGCGTCAATGATTCCGTCGTGTCGATCGTCACCCGGCTGGCTCCGGACCGGATGGCTCCGGTGACCGGCGACTCGCATCTCGTCGACGACCTGGGCTACGACTCGGCCCGCAAAATGGAACTCGTCGCGACCCTGGAAAGCCACCTCAAGATGCGGCTCGAAGACCCCGAGACGCCGATCGACACGGTGCGCGAGGTCGTCGAATGGGTCAACGCCAACATCGCCGACCAGGCGGTAGCAGACTAG
- a CDS encoding GNAT family N-acetyltransferase: MSIASVLIPSDKPDGAATSSSGPRYSLLLSTDPSLVEAAQRLRYDVFTSTPGFALPESGAGDRDVDRFDEFCDHLLVRDDDTGELVGCYRMLAPAGAIAAGGLYTATEFDLGALDPLRPSLVEMGRAVVRDGHRNGGVVLLMWAGILAYLDRYGYDYVIGCVSVPIGSASDEDAPGSQLRGVRDFVRSRHAAPPEYRVYPHRSVVVDGKTLDEIAPPPRPSVPALMRGYLRLGAKSCGEPALDPDFGVGDFCVLLDKRQADTRYLRRLRSVSAASQMSSEMAGGSR; encoded by the coding sequence ATGAGCATTGCTTCTGTCCTGATCCCTAGTGATAAGCCGGACGGAGCCGCGACCAGCTCGTCTGGCCCGCGTTACTCGCTGTTGTTGTCCACCGACCCCAGTTTGGTCGAGGCGGCGCAACGGCTCCGGTACGACGTATTCACCAGTACGCCCGGTTTCGCGTTGCCGGAATCGGGTGCCGGGGACCGGGACGTGGACCGCTTCGACGAGTTCTGTGATCACCTGCTGGTTCGTGACGACGACACCGGCGAGCTGGTGGGGTGTTACCGCATGCTGGCGCCGGCGGGTGCGATCGCGGCCGGCGGCCTGTACACCGCGACCGAATTCGATCTCGGCGCGCTCGACCCGCTGCGGCCGTCGCTGGTGGAGATGGGCCGCGCCGTGGTCCGCGACGGGCACCGCAACGGTGGCGTCGTGCTGTTGATGTGGGCGGGGATCCTGGCCTACCTGGACCGCTATGGCTACGACTACGTGATCGGGTGTGTGTCGGTGCCGATCGGCAGCGCGTCAGACGAAGATGCGCCCGGCAGCCAGCTTCGGGGTGTGCGCGACTTCGTCCGCAGTCGCCACGCGGCGCCGCCGGAGTATCGGGTGTACCCGCATCGGTCGGTGGTCGTGGACGGCAAGACCCTCGACGAGATCGCGCCGCCGCCGCGCCCCTCGGTCCCGGCGCTGATGCGTGGTTACCTGCGGCTGGGTGCGAAATCCTGCGGCGAACCCGCGTTGGACCCGGACTTCGGTGTGGGCGACTTCTGCGTGCTGCTGGACAAACGCCAGGCCGATACCCGATACCTGCGAAGACTGCGGTCGGTATCGGCGGCCTCGCAGATGAGCAGCGAGATGGCGGGCGGCTCACGATGA
- a CDS encoding electron transfer flavoprotein subunit beta/FixA family protein, with translation MTNIVVLIKQVPDTWSERKLTDGDFTLDREAADAVLDEINERAVEEALQIREREGGEGSVTVLTAGPERATEAIRKALSMGADKAVHLKDDGLHGSDVIQTGWALARALGTIEGTELVIAGNEATDGTGGAVPAVIAEYLGLPQLTHLRKLSIEGDKVTGERETDEGVFTLEATLPAVVSVTEKINEPRFPSFKGIMAAKKKEVTVLTLAEIGVEPDEVGLANAGSTVLSSTPKPPKTAGEKVTDEGEGGNEIAKYLVGQKII, from the coding sequence ATGACGAACATCGTGGTCCTGATCAAGCAGGTCCCAGACACCTGGTCGGAGCGCAAGCTGACCGACGGCGATTTCACGCTGGATCGGGAGGCCGCCGACGCGGTGCTGGACGAGATCAACGAGCGCGCCGTCGAAGAGGCCCTGCAAATCCGTGAGCGCGAAGGCGGCGAGGGGTCGGTGACCGTGTTGACCGCCGGACCGGAGCGCGCCACCGAGGCCATCCGCAAGGCCCTGTCGATGGGCGCCGACAAGGCGGTCCACCTCAAGGACGACGGCCTGCACGGCTCGGACGTGATCCAGACCGGATGGGCGCTGGCGCGTGCCCTGGGCACCATCGAGGGCACCGAGCTGGTCATCGCCGGCAACGAGGCCACCGACGGCACCGGCGGTGCGGTCCCGGCCGTCATCGCCGAATACCTGGGTCTGCCGCAGCTGACCCACCTGCGCAAGCTGTCCATCGAGGGCGACAAGGTCACCGGCGAGCGCGAGACCGACGAGGGTGTCTTCACCTTGGAAGCGACCCTGCCCGCGGTCGTCAGCGTCACCGAGAAGATCAACGAGCCGCGCTTCCCGTCGTTCAAGGGCATCATGGCCGCCAAGAAGAAAGAGGTCACGGTGCTGACCCTGGCCGAGATCGGCGTAGAGCCTGACGAGGTCGGTCTGGCCAATGCCGGGTCGACCGTGCTGTCGTCGACACCGAAACCCCCGAAGACCGCGGGTGAGAAGGTCACCGACGAGGGTGAAGGCGGCAATGAGATCGCCAAGTACCTGGTCGGCCAGAAGATCATCTAA
- a CDS encoding fatty acyl-AMP ligase yields MSRFTDRIAKVAADSTLGLRFGTAGSLHFASWHDIFQSAGKVAGRLAAEGVTRGSRVGVLAAHAEDVAPVVQGIWKLGAVMTMLQQPTSQADLSEWHEGTLRALSLLGAHCVLVGRPFVAVADALRGSGYRVIEVPDTWTGAEAVEEPTDEDDVAIYQLTSGSTGDPKAVAITHRNLYADIAAMVAEVQIDPDVDVTMSWLPLSHDMGLIAYLLSPMFAGNAAVYIPPTEFVRSPLAWLQILTEQRATVTAAPNFAYSIVSRRLRAVSDGAYDLSALRCVVSGAEPIDPLTMYEFAQQAARFGMRVSAIGAAYGLAEATVAVSFSRVDRPLAVENVCADELETHGRAVTGCVCGAPKKEFVLLGRPMSGVEVRIADEDRGTRPARHLGEVAIRGDAVTRHYLTMHGEVAAVDAYGWFYTGDLGYLTDDGEIVVCGRRKNVIIVAGRNIFPSDIERLAASVDGIRRGGVVAFGVTLADQREEIRIVAETVQENPGDNTHEIRRQIGRKVRSATGLSPTVLLVGKGKVPKTPSGKIRHVAAKEMFGEVLGEVEAL; encoded by the coding sequence ATGAGTAGGTTTACTGACCGCATCGCGAAGGTGGCCGCGGATTCCACCTTGGGCCTTCGCTTCGGCACCGCCGGCAGTCTGCATTTCGCGAGCTGGCACGACATCTTTCAGTCGGCGGGCAAGGTCGCGGGCCGGCTGGCCGCCGAAGGAGTCACCCGCGGCAGCCGGGTGGGCGTGCTGGCCGCCCACGCCGAAGACGTCGCGCCGGTCGTCCAGGGCATCTGGAAGCTGGGCGCGGTGATGACGATGCTGCAGCAACCCACCTCGCAGGCCGACCTCAGCGAGTGGCACGAGGGCACCCTGCGCGCGCTGAGCCTGCTCGGCGCGCACTGCGTCCTGGTGGGACGGCCGTTCGTCGCCGTCGCCGACGCCCTACGCGGGTCGGGTTACCGCGTCATCGAGGTCCCCGACACCTGGACCGGGGCCGAGGCGGTCGAGGAACCGACAGACGAAGACGACGTCGCCATCTATCAACTCACCTCGGGATCGACCGGTGACCCCAAGGCCGTGGCGATCACTCACCGCAACCTCTACGCCGACATCGCCGCCATGGTGGCCGAGGTGCAGATCGATCCCGACGTCGACGTCACGATGAGCTGGCTTCCGCTCTCGCATGACATGGGCCTGATCGCCTACCTGCTGTCGCCGATGTTCGCGGGCAATGCGGCGGTCTACATTCCGCCGACCGAGTTCGTCAGGTCACCGCTGGCCTGGCTGCAAATCCTCACCGAGCAGCGGGCCACCGTCACCGCGGCGCCCAATTTCGCCTATTCGATCGTCAGCCGCAGGCTCAGGGCGGTCAGCGACGGCGCCTACGACCTGAGCGCGCTGCGCTGCGTGGTCTCCGGCGCCGAGCCCATCGACCCGCTCACGATGTACGAGTTCGCCCAGCAGGCCGCGCGCTTCGGGATGCGGGTTTCGGCGATCGGCGCGGCCTACGGTCTGGCGGAGGCGACGGTAGCGGTGTCGTTCTCCCGGGTGGATCGACCGCTGGCGGTCGAGAACGTGTGCGCCGACGAACTGGAAACCCACGGCCGCGCGGTCACCGGCTGCGTCTGTGGGGCGCCCAAGAAGGAGTTCGTCCTGCTGGGGCGGCCGATGTCCGGAGTTGAGGTCCGCATCGCCGATGAGGACCGGGGCACCCGGCCGGCGCGCCACCTGGGCGAGGTCGCCATCCGGGGCGACGCCGTGACGCGGCACTACCTCACGATGCACGGCGAGGTGGCCGCCGTCGACGCGTACGGCTGGTTCTACACCGGCGACCTCGGCTATCTCACCGACGACGGCGAGATCGTGGTGTGCGGGCGCCGCAAGAACGTCATCATCGTCGCCGGCCGCAACATCTTCCCCTCCGACATCGAGCGACTGGCCGCCTCGGTCGACGGCATCAGGCGCGGTGGGGTCGTGGCGTTCGGGGTCACGCTCGCCGATCAGCGCGAGGAGATCCGGATCGTCGCCGAAACCGTGCAGGAGAATCCGGGCGACAACACGCACGAGATCCGTCGTCAAATCGGCCGAAAGGTGCGCAGCGCAACGGGATTGAGCCCGACGGTGCTGCTGGTCGGCAAGGGCAAGGTGCCGAAGACCCCGTCGGGCAAGATCCGCCACGTCGCGGCCAAAGAAATGTTCGGAGAGGTCTTAGGAGAGGTTGAAGCACTGTGA